A stretch of DNA from Saccharospirillum mangrovi:
TCATCACCCGCACCGCTCAGAACAAGCAAGGCGATATCTACCGGACTGACGGCCGCATGACCGTTAACGTGGACATCAACCTGCGTGATGGCGAGCGTGTTGACCTGATGATTCAGGAAATCCAGAAATCGCTGGAAGCTGCCCGTTCCGAAGGCCAATTGCCGGCCGGCGTGGACTATCGCTTCACTGGCGACCAGCAGGAACAAGCCGAAACCATGGCGTTCCTGGGCGGTGCCTTCCTGGTAGCCCTGTTCGTGATGGTGATCATCCTGGTGACCCAGTTCAATTCCTTCTATCAGACCTTCCTGATCATGTTGGCGATTGTGCTGTCTACGGTCGGCGTGATGGTTGGCATCATCATCACTGGCGCCAGCTTCGTGGTGGTGATGAGCGGTGTGGGCATCATCGCGTTGGCGGGTATTGTGGTGAACAACAACATCGTGTTGATCGACACCTACAACGTCATTCGCAAGCAAGGTGTGCCGGCCATGGATGCCGCCCTGATCACCTGTGCTCAACGTCTGCGTCCGGTGTTGCTGACCACGGTCACCACCATTCTGGGTCTGTTGCCGATGGTGTATCAGTTGACCATCGACTTCTTCGCCCGCTCGGTAACCGTCGGCGCGCCGTCGTCGCAGTGGTGGACCGCCCTGGCAACCACCATTGCTGGTGGCTTGTTGTTCGCGACCATCCTGACGCTGATCTTCACCCCCTGCATGTTGATTCTGGGTGAGCGCGCTCAGGAATATCTGGCGCAACGTCGCAGCCGGACCGCCGCCAGCCTCGGCTGATCGACACCGCCCGCTCGTCTGCTCAGGCCCGCGCGTAAAAGCGCGGGCCTTTTCTTTTCAGAATCCGAATAAATGGCTAGTCTGAGCACCATCATCTAACGCCCGTCGAAACGCCGCGTCAGGCGCAAAACCACGGGCATTGTTTTTGTTGATTGGTTGTTGTGAGGCTTGTGGACATGAACGCAACGCGGATGCGCATGCTGATTGTCTTCTGTCTGGCCGGTACCCTACCCGTCCTGACGGTGGATGCATCTTTACCAGACAGTGAATTTCTGCCGGACAGCAACGCCCTGACCGAAAGCGAATTTCTGGAACAAAGCCACACCGCTGCGGCCGACTACGCCTTGCTGCTGCAACGCATTCAAAACGACGACATCAGTTTTGCCGAACTGAACGACTGGCAAGACCATCCGCTGTTCCCGCATCTGATCACCCACTGGGCCATGCGCCACCCGCAAGACATCGACCTGGACTGGTTCATCGTTCGTTTATTGCAGCCCGAGTGGAAAGCCGCCGGCTGGGAATTCCGCCAGGCCTGGATGGAAGAATTGGCGCGTCGTGAACGCTGGGCCGATTACATTGGCTTCGACTTGGCCTGGTCGGGTGCGGGCCACCCGTGCCGACGTTTCCAGGCCCAGCAGGCGTTAGGGCAGCCAGTGCCAGACGAGCAACTTCGACAGCTCTGGCTGACCGGCGATTCCCTGCCCGCCCATTGCGACCCTTTTCTTGATCGTCTGCGCCAGGACGACGACTACAACGAACTCGTCTGGCAACGTCAGCTACTGGCGTTTCACGCCCGCAACAGCCGCATGGTGCGTTACCTGAACGATCGTTACGACGATCCGCAATGGCGTCAGCGCGGTCAGCGCCTGCGCGCCGTCTACTTAAGCCCGGCCGGTCTGTTCAACCAGCCTTACGATCCGGACGTTGAATGGCAGCGTGACCTGGCGTTGGCGGCCATCGACCGGCTGGCGTATCGCGACCCGCACATCGCGTCCAACCTATGGGTCGAACTGATCAAACAGACGCCCCGGTTTACCCAGCAAGAGGTTCAGCAAACCTCGCATTACCTGGGTGTCGCCATGGCTAAGCTGGCGTTGCCGCAGGCCGACTACTGGCTGGGTATTGCCGACCCCAATCGCGACGACAGTGAAGTGCAGCATTGGCGGCTGCAAATAGCGCTCGCCGACAACAATTGGTTGCAAGTCGCCACCCTGTTCCGCTCGCTCGACCCAACGCTGCGCGAAGACGGCCAATGGCGTTACTGGGCCGCGCTGGCCGACCAGCACCTGGGCCTGGCCGGAAATGCGGAGCAGCAACTCGCCGTTCTGGCTAAAGAACGCTCTTATTACGGTTTTCTCGCCGCGGCCGCCTTGGGCACGCCGGCGGATTTAAACCTGGACGAAGCGCCGGTCATTCATTCGCTGCAACCCATGATTCAGCGTCCGGCGCTGCAACGGGCGTTAACGCTGTACGCCGCTGGCGACATCGTGCGCGCACAAATCGAATGGAACCTGACGTTAGATGGCTTCGATGCCCGGCAATTGATGGAAGCCGCTCAACTGGCGCAACGCTGGCAGTGGTATCACAAGGCGTCACAGACGGCGGGTATGAGCGGACGTTATGGAGAATTGAGCCTGCGCTACCCGACGCCGTTTGCGGATGTCGTCGGGCAATTGACCGAATCTCCGTCGGTGCCGCGCCACTGGCTCTATGGCGTGATGCGTCAGGAAAGCCACTTTATGACCCAAGCCCGCTCACCCGTTGGCGCGCGCGGCCTGATGCAACTGATGCCGTATACGGCGCGCGGCCTCGCTATCAAATCCGGTCTGAATTACCAAAACCCCGAGGATCTGGACGATCCGACGCTCAACATCACGCTCGGTCGGAATTATCTGGACCAGATGCAGCGCCGCTTTGGTGGGCCGGTCTACGCCACCGCAGCTTACAACGCCGGCCCAAGCAGGGTCGCCAGTTGGGTAACGCGGTATCCGGCGGACCTGCGTGTCTGGGTGGAATCAATTCCGTTCGATGAAACGCGCAACTACGTCAAATCGGTACTGACCTTTGCGCAAATCTACGCCATGCGCGACGGCGAAGATTGGACGCTCGCCAGCTGGCTGAACGCGCCCGATCTGGCAACGCTGACCGACGCCCCTTAAGCGCTCAATCCTGCAACCGGGCTTCGTCGCCGACACGAAGCTCGGCCACACCGCGCGCCACCGCGTTCACGCCAAAAATAGTCTTGCCGTTGAAGCGGCTGTGCGCTTTCAGCGCATCGGCCATGTCGCGTTGATAACTGCCTACGTCCTGATCGACCGCCGGAATGCTGCAACGCTCGCAAGGCTTGAGCAGGTCCAGATGGCCCTCCGCTAATTCCAGACGACCCAGTTCCAGTTCCCGGTCCATCGGCAGCCCCTCGACCACCAGATTCGGCCGGAAGCGACGCATGTCGAAAGCGACGCCGGCGCGCTGGTTCAGTTCATCCAACGAGGTCTGGTTGCACAGCAACAACGGATAGCCATCGGCAAAGCCAACGCGTTCGTGATCCAAAGCAGCCGGGTCGGGAATGCGACGCTGAGGCTGATCACCGACGTAGACCAGTCGCAGTGGCTGGCCCAGCTTGGCGCTGAACAAATCCGACAGTTCAGTAGAGACTTCCCAGCCATCCAGGGTGTCTTTCCAGACGGTCACGGCAGTGGGCTGTTGCGCAGCGACGGTTCGTGCCAGCTCACAGCGGTCACCATCCGGTGCGGTGATGCGATAGCCGTTGGTCGTCGCCTCAACGCCAAAGCGCGCCAGATGCGGCATATCACGCTGGCTGACAAAGCGGCCTTTGGCGTTGACCAGCATCCAGCGGCGATCATCAATGGCACCGGCGGCGTCCAACCGCAGACGATCAACCTTCAGGCCAGGCAGAGATTTGATGGGGTAATGGTACAGAGCGGTAATGCGAACGGAATAAGACATGGCGGCTTCACCGGGCGGGAAAGCGCCTCATTCCAGCAAAGCCGAACGGCGCGTGCAAGCGCCGTTTAAAGATCGCCAGCAACGCGCTTGCGAACCAGATCCGCCAGTTGCTCCGGCTGGAATTTCGATAAAAACGCATCGCAGCCGACTTTCTTAGTCATCGCCAGGTTAAAGTCACCCGACAAAGACGTATGCAGCGCTACAAACAGATTTTGCAGGCGGCTGTCGGCGCGTACCTCGGCGGTCAGACGGTAGCCATCCATGCGCGGCATTTCAGCGTCGGTGACCAGCATCAGCACGCGGTCTTCCAGCGGGCCGTCGGTTTCATCCGCCAGCCGGCGTAATAACTCCAACCCCTGTGCGCCGTCGGTGGCCTGGTGCACTTTCAAACCCATGGATTCGAATGTCACCCGCGCCTGGCCCAACGCCGTGTGGGAATCATCAACCATCACCACTTCGCGGCCGCGAATCTGGTCGACCATCTCGTCGTCCAGGTAGCCATCGCGCAGATAGGCGTTCATCGGCACGATTTCCGACAACACCTTCTCCACGTCGATGATCTCAACGATCTGGTCTTCATGGTGGGTAATGGCGGTCAGGTAATGGGAATGACCGGCACCGGCTGGCGGTGGCAGCACTTCTTCCCAGTTCAGGTTGACGATGCGATCAACACCGCCGACCACAAAGGCCTGAACGGTGGAGTTGTATTCGGTAACGATGATGGTGGAGTTTTCGTCGTGTTTGATCGGGCTCAGGCCAATGGCCATGCTCAGATCGACCACTGGCACCGACCGGCCGCGCAGGTAGACCACCCCAATCACCGCTGGATGCCGTTGCGGCATCATGGTGAGCTTGGGCAAACCCAGCACTTCCTGCACTTTGAACACGTTGATGGCGTAGATCTGGCGGCCTTTTAACCGGAACAACAGAATCTCAAGTCGATTCTGCCCCACCAGATTGGTTCGGCTATCGACATTTTTCAGCACACTCGACATCAGATACTCCGGTTATTCCGATTGGGGTAACAACCCACCCTGTCGTTATCGGCCAAGTTTAGTCGAGATTGACGAAATATGCGCTAGTTCACACAAACGCAGGTCGTTGCATCCAGATTGACGACCGAACCAGGGCGTGACAACGGCAGCCAATCGTCCACCAGACTGTTCGATTGGGCGCAGGTCAGCCCGCTGCTGTAGGCGCCCAGATAGCGGAGTTGGCCGTCGGCGCCGGTCAACGCGATCATCGGCCCGGGCGAGGCCGGCGGCAGCCCCGGCAGAGGCGTCGCCAGATTGGCGGCAATAAAGGGCGTGCCCAATTGGTACGGCTGATAGCCCAGCGCCAGGCCTTCTTCACTCAAGGTGGAGGCGTGGCCGGCGGCCATAAAGCGGCATAAACAGCCGGTTGGCATCCAATGCAGCATCGCCGGGTGCGTCAGGTCGTCGCGACTGTCGATCCATTCCTGCCAGTCGGCGCTCCAGCGCGACACGTCCGGTACCGTTCGACCCAACCAATTCAGATGAGTCTGGCGAAACCAGAGTGTTGCCAGTAACACGACCAACACTGGCAACAGCCACCATAACCAGCGCCGATTACGCACCTTCACGACTGATCACCGTTTTGAAGGTATTGCTGAACGTCGTCCGCCGTGAACGGCCAGCCCAGATCGGTGTCGGTGCCGCCCGCCTTCAAAACCGGAATACGCACACCGTATTGATCAATCAGCGCATCGCTGCTGGCGATATCGACAACTTCCCAGCGCAATGCCAGCGCCTGCAACAAGGCCTCAGCCTGCTCGCACAGGTGGCAACCAGCGGTGCTGTACAGCGTTAAACGGGGTTCAGAGGTGGGCAAAGCTACAGCGGGATCAGAAGAAGACACGGGCCGTTCCAATGGGAAAAACGGCCCTATTGTAGAAATCCAAAAGCGCTTTACCAGCCGTTTTATCCGACTGGTGGCTGCAACCAGGCCTGTAGTCAGGCTTTGTTAGCGGAGTTGCTACCAGAGCCGGCTTTGTCAGTCGCTTCGCCGCCAAACAGCGACTCCAGGAACTGGCTCAGTTGACCGTCGTTGCGCGGGTGGTTGCTCAGTGCATCGACCAGGCCGAACTCGGAACCCAGGCTGTCCATCCAGCGTTGCTGGGCTTCCACCATGTCACGCGCGTATTGGCGCAACGGCTCCAGACCGCGCGGCAGGCTTTGGCCTTCGCCACCGGCTTGCTGATAAGCAGCCACACCCTTAGCTTCGACCGAACGCAGGTGCAGGTTCATCGACGCCAGGCTGGTGCCTTCAATGCTCAACGCCTGCGCCTGCTGGAAGGCAACACCCAGATCGCCATCGTAGAATTCTTCCGCCAGATCACCGACTTCTTGCAGCAGTGCGGTCAGGTCTTCTTTTTCCTGATCGTTCAGATCGCCCTCAATGCGCAGATCGAACTGGCCGGATTCCACCTTGCCCCAGCTCAACGCCGACCAACCGTCGCCGGACGATTGTTCCGCCGCAGCCTCAGTGCGTTTGTCGACATAGATCGTCACCTTGTCGCCTTCGGCCGTGGTGACGTCCAATGAGAAGGTACGCTGTTCGTACTGGTACATGCTGATGCGGCGGTTGGCCGCGCCGGTTGCCGGGGCGCTATCTTCGCTGCGCGCCACCGGAGCGTTCAGATCGCGCAAGGCCAGTACGTCTTCCAGACGGCTGTAGGCGTCGTCAATCTTGCCTTTCAGCGCACCGTCCAGCTTGCCCATCGATTCAAGAATGTCGCGCGCTTCCCCGAAACCTTTCTCGATGCCTTTTTCCGCGGCGGCCCACATCTTGTCCATTTCAGCATCGGACGCGCCACTGGACTGCGCCTGCGCCAAACGACCGCGCATGTAACCCCAAAGGTTATCGACCAGCTCATCGACATTGAAATTAGCCGCTGCGGACGATGACGCCGAACTTGCGTCGGTTTTCGCCGGCGCATTGACCGAACGGGCCACACCCGGTTCCGCTGGCTGCGACGAGCCGGACCGTTGGTAGCCATTAATGGTAGGTGTCAGACTCGACAGATTAGACAGTGCATTCATTGGGCATTCCCTCCCGGTACAACCGGCACATGCTTGAAGACCTGATATCCAATCTGCTAACGGCGGCTTTGCCACGAACTTGAGTGTGCTTTTGTAAAGCCGGGGATTATCAAAATTCCATCATCAATGGCGTTGGATTATTGAGGATAACGTCGTATGATCGCCGGGCTTCAGGCTCAACTCGACCGATTAGAGGCCAGTCATGGCGAGACTCGATTCGCTGATCATCTTTACCACCGTTGTCAAAGCCAACAATTTCACCAACGCCGCGCACCAATTGGGCTTAACGCCGTCGGCCGTCAGCAAGCAGATCAGCCTACTGGAAGACCGCCTCGGTGTGCGATTGTTGAACCGCACCACCCGCTCGGTCAGCCCGACCGAAGCCGGTCAGCTGTTCTTTAACCGTTGCAGTCGGATTCTCGAAGACCTCGAGGAAGCCGAGCACATGGTTAAAGACCTGGAGACATCGCCGCGCGGCACCTTACGCATCACCGCCACGCCAACCTTCGGCCGCTCCATGCTGATGAAGATCTTCTCCAAGTTCCTGGAGCAGTACCCGGATGTGAATTTCGATCTGATTCTGGCCGACAAAGGCCTGGATCTGGTGCGCGAAGGCATCGACCTCGCCATCCACCTCGGCTCGCTGCAAGACAGCCGTCTGGTCGCCCGCCCGGTCGCCAAACAGAAAGTGATTCTGACAGCGACGCAGGAATACCTCGACAAACACGGCCTGCCGCAACAATTGGGCGATCTGTACGATCACCACATGCTGATGGCATCGGGCATCGACTTCGCCGAACCGCGTTGGATAAAACGCTTTTTGAAAGAAGCCGGTCTGCAAAACAAAGACCGCCGCTTCACGGTGAATGATCTTGATACGCTGGCCGAAGCCACCACCAACCACATGGGCATTACTGCCCTGCCGTATTACATGGTGCGCGAAGAACTAAGCAGCGGTCGCATGGTGCATGTGCTGCCAGACATCACCTTCCCCAGCCGTACCATTCACGTGGTGTACCCGGAAAACCGCTATCTCTCCGCCAAGAGCCGCGCCTTTGTCGATTTTATGGCGGCCTATTTTGAAGAACACGATCTGGATAAAAACGGTTAATAGCGTTTCGATCATCCACAAAAAAACGGCCAATTGGCCGTTTTTTTTTGTTTGGGTGCTGCGCTGAATTAGCGTAGGAAGCGATTCAATGCCGCGTCGCTGAACATCCGCTCAATGGCGTCATCGAAGGTTTCGGTCAGCATGGCTTCGTTTTCGGCTTCATCCGGGTAGCGGAAGAATTCTTTGCTGCGCTGGGCGCGAAAGCTGTTGGCGAAGCTGGAATTGGCTTTGACGATTTCCACCGAGACTTCCGCCGCTACTTTGGCATCTTTGCGTGCAGCGTCGATGTCGTTCATCTGGTAGCTCAATTCTTCCAGTGTGACGGTCCATTCAAAGTCGGCGTTCATGTCGACCGCTTCAAAACCGGCCACTTCCAATGCGCCGACAATCTGGTCTTCCAGTTGCTGGCGCAGATCGCCGGTGGCGGTAATGGCGGAGCTGTTTTCATACACACCACCGCGCTGACCGATCACACTGCTGCTGCGACCATCAACAACATCGACCCAGAAGGTACGACCGTTACCGGCCGGCAGGCTGTCAGCCGAGACCACCGGCTGGAAAGCGATTTGCTGCGGCGATAACTGCGCACAGCCAGCAAGCAGTGCCAATACCGACAGCATCAATACCGGCTTAAAGACAGACTTCATAATGGTTCTCCTTGTTGAGTTTTCAGTTTTGAATCAAGCCGCTTGAGCATCGCGGCCTTGGTCGCGCAGAAACTGCCAGTGCGTGTCCGTTGAGCGGCGGGCATCAAAGGCGTAGCCGTCCACGGTAAAACCTTTGAGATCGTCCACTCGACGGATGTCGTTGTCGAGCATGTAACGCACCATCATGCCGCGCGCCTTCTTGGCGAAGAAGGAAATCATCTTGTACTGGCCGTTTTTCCAGTCACGGAACTCCGGCACGATCACCGGCACCGACAACCGCTTCGGCTGGATGGCCTTAAAGTATTCGTTCGATGCCAGGTTGACCAGTGCAGGTGTCGCATTCGCGCGCATGTCTGCTGCCAGTGTTTCGGTCAGCGTGCCGCCCCACCATTGATACAGATTACTGCCGCGTTCGGTGCGCAACCGTGTGCCCATTTCCAGACGATACGGCAGGATGCGATCGAGCGGGCGCAGCAAACCGTACAGACCCGACAGGATGCGCACTCTATCCTGCGCCTTCGCCAGGCCGCGCTTGCCCAGGGTTTCGGCGTCAAGCCCGGTATAAACATCGCCTTTGAACGCCAGAATCGCCTGTTTGCTGGTGGCGTCGGTGAACGGCCATTGCCACTGGCTGAAGCGGTCGACATTCAGGGCGGCGAGTTTTTCGCTGAGCGACATCAGCGCACGCACGTCATTTACGCTGTAGCTGCGTAACACATCAATCAGTTCAGCCGCCTGGTCGGCAAAGCGAAAATCGGTGCTTTGATCGGTCACGGCCGGGGTTTCAAAATCCAGCGTTTTGGCCGGCGAAATCACCGCCATTAAGGGAGCTGTTGCCAAGTCTTTCTCCTGTCTCTAGGGTACGGCTCACACCTTCACAGCGGGCCACACCATGCAAATTCTGAGAACCTATGTGCCGGACTCTTTCCAGAATTACAACCACCTGATTGTCTGCGACGCTCAGCGCGAGGCAGCCGCGGTCGATCCGTACGACGCCGAACACCTGCTGCAACTGGCCGAGCAACAGAATCTGTCTATCAGTGCCATCTGGATTACTCATGAACACGGCGACCATATTCGCCACGTTAATGAACTCAAGGCCGCGACCGGCGCCCGGGTTTATGCGCCGGCCGGCTGCGTCGGCAAGCTGGCCGCCGACATCTGGCTTGAAGACGGCGATAAGCTGAGCGTCGGTGATGAGCAAGCAACGTTCTGGTTTACCCCCGGCCACACGCCCGCGCACGGCATCTATTTCGTCGACCAGCAAGAACCGGCGCTGATTTGCGGCGATACCTTGTTCAATGCTGGCGTCGGCAACACCCGCTCCGGCAATACCGACGTGTTGTTCGAGAGCATCGAACGCATCCGCCGCGACACGCCCCACCACACCCGCATTTACCCCGGCCACGATTACCTGCCCAACAACCTGAATTTCGCGCTCAGCCTGCAACCGGAACTGGCGCCGGCCCTGGCCTTAAAAGCCGAGGCCGACTCGCAGACGCCCGACACCCGAACCGTCACGACCTTCGAGCAGGAACTGAGCTTCAATCTGTTTTTGCGCTTGGACGATGCGGACCTGGAGCAGGCATTGAGCGAACGCGGCCACTCGACCGGCAGCGCGCTGGAGCGCTTCAAAGCGCTGCGCACGCTGCGCGATCAGTGGTGATCAGGGGCACGGATACGGATAGCGCTGATGTACGGCTTCAATATCAGCCAGTACCTCGGCGCTGAGCGTCAGACTGTGGCTATCGATATTGCTCTTCAGCTGTTCCAGATTGGTGGCGCCGATGATGTTCGCGGTCACGAATGGCCGGTCGTTGATGTACGACAGCGCCATCTGCGCCGGGTCAAGGCCGTGATCACGCGCCACTTGCACGTATTCGTCGGCCGCGGCAATACCGTTTGGGGTGTTGTAGCGCTGAAAGCGGTCGAACAAAGTCAGGCGTGCGCCCTCCGGCCTGGCACCGCCGCTGTATTTACCGCTCAGTCGGCCCATGGCTAACGGAGAATACGCCAGCAAACCGACGTCTTCGCGGTAGGCCATTTCTGCCAGACCGACTTCAAAACTGCGGTTCAACAGGCTGTACGGATTCTGGATTGAGTCGATACGCACCAGGCCTTCTTCACGCGACAAGCGCAAATATTCCGACACACCCCAGGCGGTTTCGTTCGACACGCCAATACGCCGGACTTTGCCTTCGCGCACCAGTTCATCGCAGGCGCGCAGCGTTTCTTCAATGCTGATGACGTCTTCGTCTGACACGACGGTGTAACCCAGCTTGCCGAAACTGTTCACGCTGCGCTCCGGCCAGTGCAGTTGGTAAAGGTCGATGTAATCGGTCTGCAACCGTTTCAGGCTGGCTTCGGCGGCTTGTTTGATCTGCTCGCGCGACAGCCGCGGCCCGCCACGAATGTCTTTGCGGGCACTTGGACCGAGCGCCTTGGTCGCCAAAATCACTTCCTGACGACGGCCGGTTTTGGCAAACCAGGTGCCGATGTATTGCTCGGTACGGCCATAGGTTTCCGGCTTGGGTGGCACCGGATACATTTCAGCGGCGTCAAAGAAATTGATGTTGCGTTCGCGCGCGTAGTCCATTTGTTCGTGGGCTTGCGCTTCGGTGTTCTGTTCGCCCCAGGTCATGGTGCCCAGGCAGATTCGGGAGACTTCGAGGTCGGAACGACCCAAACGTCGATATTCCATGAAGACGGTACCTGCTAACTTGACATCGAACCTCTATAATACGGGCTGATTTCACACAATTCGACGGACACCATGTCACGCAGAAAGAAGACCCGGTCGCTGAAAGGCAAACTCAACGTTAAAACCGGCTCCAAAAAAGACTTCATCGCCCGCGGTGAAAAAGGCCAGATTCCAACGCACAATCGTTTGGCCAAACACAAGAAGCGGCAGAAATCGGCGTACCAGAAATATCTGGAAGCCAACAACCTGACGGACTCCACCACGGGCACGCCACCGGCCGTTAAACCACCGCGTCTTTACCCGGCGGACACTGAAGAAGTTCGCTCAGAGGTCGATACCCTCGAAACCGATAAAGGCTTTGATGAACTGAGCGGCGATGAGCTGCTCGATCGTTTCGAAAGGTCCTGATCATGCGTTTGCTTTGTATTTGGCTTCTGGCCGCCCTGCCCGCTCTGGTTGCCGCTGAGGATTTCGGCGAAGCCAGTTGGGGCGACAGCCCCGATGACGTGCGCAACGCCGAAACCCGGCCCAACCGTACGCCCATCGGCGAATTCGGCTACCTGATTTATGAAGCCGAGCTGCCCGATATTTACGTCACCCGCCTGGTGTATCAGTTCACCGACGGCCAGCTGACACAAGGCCGTTTCCTGTTCAAACCCAGCCCTGAAGCGCCGATGCAATCCTGGATCGATCAATTCGAACAGGTGCGTCACCTGATCAGCCGTCAGTATGGCGAGCCGATGGCCGACGAGGTGCTGACGCCGGCGTCGGAATCCCGTCCTGAACGTCTGGACTGGGCCGAGGCATTGAGCGAAGACCGGCTGGTGCTGAAAACCCGTTGGCAGAACGATCGCACCGAACTGGTTCAGCAACTCGCCTGGGCCGGTGATCGTCCTTACCATCAAGTCATCTACCGCCCGCTGGCACCGGTGCATTCGGCCGACAGTCTGTTTTGACGGCTCATTCGACGACCCGAATCGACAGCGTCGATCAGATCAGAGGCATCGCCCTGGTGCTGATGGCGTTGTTCCACTTCGGCTACGACCTCAGCCTGTACGGCTATCTGACCTTCGATTCCCATGCTCCGTTCTGGGCGATTTTTCGCGGCATCATTGTGGTCAGCTTTTTCTCCAGCGTTGGCATCAGCCTGGTGTTGGCCAATCGTGACGGCATGCGCTGGCGCGCGTTTTGGACGCGTGAAGCGAAAATTCTCGCTGGCGCGGCGCTGATCAGTATCGGTACCTGGCTGGCTTATCCCCACGCCTGGGTCTGGTTTGGCGTACTGCATTTTATCGCGCTCGCCAGTCTGCTGACGGTGCCGCTGATCGCGGCTCCGCGTCTGGCGCTCGTGCTGGGCGTTGCCATCCTGCTGCTGTTCAATGTCACCGACTGGTTCAATCTTCGACTGCTGTATTACTGGCTGGCCGAGCCGCTGCACCTGCCGCTCGGCACGGTGGATCTGACCCGCCTGATTCCGTGGCTGGGCGTGGTCTACATCGGTGTGTACCTGGGCCACAAACGACTCTTTGGGGTGCGCTCGATTCCGTTAGGCCCGCTGAACCGACCGCTGATCTGGTTAGGTCAGCACAGTCTGGTGTTCTATCTGGTGCATCAGATTCCGCTGTTCGGCCTGGCCTGGCTGGTGCACTTTTTATTGCAGTCGTTCAGTTAAACGACTCAGCTGTTAAGCTCACCGAACATTTCGACGTTGAAGGCCCATGCGCGTTCCCCAATCGCTTTTTCTGTGCTGCTTGCTGTTATCGGCGCTGGTTACGCCCGGCGTCGCTCTGGCGGAAAACACCGCACAACAACGTCCGTCGATTGCATTGGTGCTGGCCGGCGGCGGCGCACGCGGGCTGTCGCATATTGGTGTG
This window harbors:
- a CDS encoding glutaredoxin family protein, with the translated sequence MSSSDPAVALPTSEPRLTLYSTAGCHLCEQAEALLQALALRWEVVDIASSDALIDQYGVRIPVLKAGGTDTDLGWPFTADDVQQYLQNGDQS
- a CDS encoding DUF6436 domain-containing protein, encoding MKVRNRRWLWWLLPVLVVLLATLWFRQTHLNWLGRTVPDVSRWSADWQEWIDSRDDLTHPAMLHWMPTGCLCRFMAAGHASTLSEEGLALGYQPYQLGTPFIAANLATPLPGLPPASPGPMIALTGADGQLRYLGAYSSGLTCAQSNSLVDDWLPLSRPGSVVNLDATTCVCVN
- a CDS encoding MOSC domain-containing protein, with amino-acid sequence MSYSVRITALYHYPIKSLPGLKVDRLRLDAAGAIDDRRWMLVNAKGRFVSQRDMPHLARFGVEATTNGYRITAPDGDRCELARTVAAQQPTAVTVWKDTLDGWEVSTELSDLFSAKLGQPLRLVYVGDQPQRRIPDPAALDHERVGFADGYPLLLCNQTSLDELNQRAGVAFDMRRFRPNLVVEGLPMDRELELGRLELAEGHLDLLKPCERCSIPAVDQDVGSYQRDMADALKAHSRFNGKTIFGVNAVARGVAELRVGDEARLQD
- a CDS encoding chemotaxis protein translates to MSSVLKNVDSRTNLVGQNRLEILLFRLKGRQIYAINVFKVQEVLGLPKLTMMPQRHPAVIGVVYLRGRSVPVVDLSMAIGLSPIKHDENSTIIVTEYNSTVQAFVVGGVDRIVNLNWEEVLPPPAGAGHSHYLTAITHHEDQIVEIIDVEKVLSEIVPMNAYLRDGYLDDEMVDQIRGREVVMVDDSHTALGQARVTFESMGLKVHQATDGAQGLELLRRLADETDGPLEDRVLMLVTDAEMPRMDGYRLTAEVRADSRLQNLFVALHTSLSGDFNLAMTKKVGCDAFLSKFQPEQLADLVRKRVAGDL
- a CDS encoding LysR family transcriptional regulator → MARLDSLIIFTTVVKANNFTNAAHQLGLTPSAVSKQISLLEDRLGVRLLNRTTRSVSPTEAGQLFFNRCSRILEDLEEAEHMVKDLETSPRGTLRITATPTFGRSMLMKIFSKFLEQYPDVNFDLILADKGLDLVREGIDLAIHLGSLQDSRLVARPVAKQKVILTATQEYLDKHGLPQQLGDLYDHHMLMASGIDFAEPRWIKRFLKEAGLQNKDRRFTVNDLDTLAEATTNHMGITALPYYMVREELSSGRMVHVLPDITFPSRTIHVVYPENRYLSAKSRAFVDFMAAYFEEHDLDKNG
- a CDS encoding lytic transglycosylase domain-containing protein; protein product: MNATRMRMLIVFCLAGTLPVLTVDASLPDSEFLPDSNALTESEFLEQSHTAAADYALLLQRIQNDDISFAELNDWQDHPLFPHLITHWAMRHPQDIDLDWFIVRLLQPEWKAAGWEFRQAWMEELARRERWADYIGFDLAWSGAGHPCRRFQAQQALGQPVPDEQLRQLWLTGDSLPAHCDPFLDRLRQDDDYNELVWQRQLLAFHARNSRMVRYLNDRYDDPQWRQRGQRLRAVYLSPAGLFNQPYDPDVEWQRDLALAAIDRLAYRDPHIASNLWVELIKQTPRFTQQEVQQTSHYLGVAMAKLALPQADYWLGIADPNRDDSEVQHWRLQIALADNNWLQVATLFRSLDPTLREDGQWRYWAALADQHLGLAGNAEQQLAVLAKERSYYGFLAAAALGTPADLNLDEAPVIHSLQPMIQRPALQRALTLYAAGDIVRAQIEWNLTLDGFDARQLMEAAQLAQRWQWYHKASQTAGMSGRYGELSLRYPTPFADVVGQLTESPSVPRHWLYGVMRQESHFMTQARSPVGARGLMQLMPYTARGLAIKSGLNYQNPEDLDDPTLNITLGRNYLDQMQRRFGGPVYATAAYNAGPSRVASWVTRYPADLRVWVESIPFDETRNYVKSVLTFAQIYAMRDGEDWTLASWLNAPDLATLTDAP
- a CDS encoding YajG family lipoprotein, with translation MKSVFKPVLMLSVLALLAGCAQLSPQQIAFQPVVSADSLPAGNGRTFWVDVVDGRSSSVIGQRGGVYENSSAITATGDLRQQLEDQIVGALEVAGFEAVDMNADFEWTVTLEELSYQMNDIDAARKDAKVAAEVSVEIVKANSSFANSFRAQRSKEFFRYPDEAENEAMLTETFDDAIERMFSDAALNRFLR
- a CDS encoding DUF5610 domain-containing protein, which produces MNALSNLSSLTPTINGYQRSGSSQPAEPGVARSVNAPAKTDASSASSSAAANFNVDELVDNLWGYMRGRLAQAQSSGASDAEMDKMWAAAEKGIEKGFGEARDILESMGKLDGALKGKIDDAYSRLEDVLALRDLNAPVARSEDSAPATGAANRRISMYQYEQRTFSLDVTTAEGDKVTIYVDKRTEAAAEQSSGDGWSALSWGKVESGQFDLRIEGDLNDQEKEDLTALLQEVGDLAEEFYDGDLGVAFQQAQALSIEGTSLASMNLHLRSVEAKGVAAYQQAGGEGQSLPRGLEPLRQYARDMVEAQQRWMDSLGSEFGLVDALSNHPRNDGQLSQFLESLFGGEATDKAGSGSNSANKA